The DNA window TACAGAATCCATTATATATTTCCAATCTTAGCTTTGCCGTCTATTCAAAATAAACCATGTGGGATTCGTACTGTGAGCCAGTATAGGTGCTAATGACCATTGTCATCTGTAGTGATTATAAGCCAAGCCAACTGTCTTTAGCCATAGTGGGATACACCAGAGACCTAGTCCATGAGCGAGGGTGGATGCAGCATGTGCGAAAGGAACTGATGTCTGGTGTATAATCATTTTAGGAGggaacattttcatttgttaAAGTTTGTTTTAAGTTAAGAATTCATCTAAttttgatttcttttaaattgtcttATTCTGGTTCTAGTTAATCATAATATTAAAGCAAGTTCCTTGTAAGTACTGACTTggaaataaaactgattctgattatgaCATGAACCTGATACCCATAATTAATGACTACACAGTAGGTCCTTATCAGTCATGAACTGGCATCAGCTGTGGGAAAATACAATTTACAACCTACTAACATTTCATGGGAGCTAATCCACCGTCTGCATAACTGCATGCTACCTTGATTCATCACTGAAAGATGCAGCAGCTTGTATTTAATATGGTACAGATGGTGCTTACCATTGTGCCTGGGAACTTAATACAGCAATTTAGAGTGAGTAAGAGGCTTGTTCCTCTCCTGTAAGGACGACCAGCGGCACCAAAATATCTCTGTAATGCCAGGACGGCAACATGCCTTTGGAAGTGTGTTAAGAATAGACCCACAATGGGGCTCACTCCCGTCTTCTGTTGTCTGAGGACAAACAGTTGTCTGCAGGGGACAGAGGAAGAGGTAAGACTTGGGTGACTCAAATGGATCATGTTGGATTTTCCCTGCCGGGACCTGGCACATATTCCCTctaggagaaagagagagaaagagagagagagagtcagactGCTGAGGGAATGTTGTGTCCGTCAACTTGGAGGTTATTGTGCCACTAGAAGCCACTGTGCCCCTTGGTAGAAAGGGTAGGGGAGAAGTGGCTGGATAGAGGGTGAGGTGCTGGCTCAAGGGTTTATCGTTTGTGTTCAATTCCCTTGGTGCCTGGAACTGgatgactttttattttggaGGGCCTTGAGCACAGCAAGCATGGCGGGATCAAGTGCCTCTGAGGTCATCTTCATCTCTGTCAGTCACAACATCACTTTGATGGGTGAGTTGACCTCactgacacattaactgtaactTCTGTATTATGTTGGTGTGCagtgaaatgttttcttttctgcagATCTATAAACCTCAAGGTGAAATCTCAAACAGGCACTTTTTGCTAATATCTGCGCCTTGAGTTTTTTGTTGCAAGATTTGCCTTATTTCATGAATCATTGTCAAATCAGCACATTTTTAATCCCAATGTGCTTATTTTTCAGGAAAGATGTGGCTCATTGTGATGATTTTCCTCCGGGTCCTGATCCTCCTCTTTGCTGGTTATCCTCTCTATCAGGACGAGCAGGAGCGATTTGTGTGTAACACCATTCAGCCCGGCTGCGCCAATGTGTGCTATGATCTAttttctcccatctctctcttccGCTTCTGGCTGGTCCAGCTCATTATCTTGTGTCTCCCCTACATGATCTTTATCATTTATGTGGTCCATAAGGTCTCGAATGACCTCACTGTGGACTTGAACTCCTCGGGTCACACCAAAGCCTTGCCGTTGTTTAAGATCCACCAGGAGCCGTTCAGCAAGGCATCTGTAACCAAGATGCCTCTGGTGACTGAGCGAGGATGGGCCCGGTGCTTCACAGGAGCCTACATCCTCCATCTGATGTTCAGAACACTGTTGGAGGCAGGGTTTGGGGCAGCTCACTATTATCTGTTTGGTTTCTACATCCCCAGGAGGTTCCTGTGCCAGCAACCTCCGTGCACTACCCAGGTGGACTGCTACATCTCCAGGCCCACTGAGAAGACCGTGATGCTCAACTTCATGCTCGGTGTGGCTGCTCTTTCCCTTTTCCTAAACGTGTTGGATTTCATCTGCGCCATCAAGCGATCGGTTAGGCAGAAGAGCAAGAAGAAGGTGATGTCGGAAAAGATTTATGAGGAAGAGCAGTGTTTCCTTTCAGGCAGAGGAGCCTCCAGAGGAATAGACCCAAATGCCTCCATGGCTCAGCCGGATCTAGAGGCAGAGGCTTGTCACACAGGGAGTTTCCGCAAGAGGCAAGGCAGCAAGGGCTCTGGTGGAGGGGGTGTGCTGGCTTTAGGTCAGGAACCACCCTGCCTGGAGCGCTCCTCTCTTCCACGCTCTCCAGAACCTCCAGGCTGCAACACTAACGGGAACAATGGCTACTCTTTTTCCCAAGAGGAGGCTCCGGAAAGGAATGGCAGCGAGGTGGCTCTCTGCCCCCCAGAGCCAATGGGTACACCCAGATCCATTCGTGTGAGCAAACGCAGTCAACTCAAACCGCCACCTCCACCTAGACGGGACCTTGGGTTTTCCCCCGCGGAGCCAGCAGGGCCCTTCAGGGACGTTTCCACAGCAACAACAATCTGTACCAGAAGGGTGGGTCAGTATACGCTGGTTGAGCTGGGCAGCGGGGCAGAGTTACAGACCAATGATGATGGGCAAGAGAAAAGATCAGAGTGGGTGTGAGGGTTGGATTGCTTTATTTCCAGGTTATTTTGGAACACAAGGATGGGTCGAATAGATGTGAAAGCAATatgagaaacaaacagagataACCCAGGGCTTACACAgtggcaacaactgttggagcTGACATCCTGCCATGCTCTGTAcctcattttaaaatgcagaCTGCACTGACATTTGAGAAGAATCCAAAACGGAAATGCATTCACCAGACACCTTTTAGACTCATGAGGCATAATCACATTTGCTGTGATTTCATCACGCCATCAGATCACATTGCCTTTGAGGAGCAGTAGCTGAGTGATGCAAAGCGACAATAATTCAAGTCCTGAATAGGACCTCTCTTAACAAAACAAGTGAAGAATGACAGGACACTCTAGCCTTGAACAAACCTCAGCCTTGAGAAAATCTAAAAGAGAGCAGTCCACCTGTTTCTTCCCTTGTTGGCTTTTACCCCCACCTCCCTGGACACACTGTCTATAAACAAAGACAGGCCTTGACCTGTCCCACATATACAAGCCGACCTACCGCCACATGATACCAAGGTCTCTTTTGTGTTTGGATCACTGAGGTCAAAGGACATGGGTAGTCTCCAGGCCCTGCGCTTGGGGGACCTTTTGGAATCAGAGGGTCAGGCCCAAATGAAAGGCAATAATCTGACTAAGGTGGTGTTATTTAACTCATGGAATGGAAAAGGATTCCTCTTTCAGAAGTGAAGGACACTATGAAGGCTCCGAAAGCATAGACTCACAAAGCAATTATGTTCCCCCATAGGGGCTCTGTATTTATGGAGACGGCTTGTCACTCTATTTCAGGGCCTCGCGGAGCTTAGGAGGTATACAAGCCTGAACATACACTGTGACTAGAAATAGAGCACGGCGGAGCGCTGCAAAGGAGCAGAGTGGCCCGTTGCCCTTCTCCTCTCTGCTTGCTGGGGCTTTGCTTTCACCTCGATCAAAGCTCAGATGAATGTGGGTCAGACACCAGCTCCCACTGTGACACACGGCAAGACAGTATAGTTCAATTAACTTGTTCCTTTGCTGAAATGTTTCCAGATTTTTAGCAGCAGTGTAACCTGTCAGTCTACTTTCTTGAAATCGCTGGACTATTTTATACAGGTGATTGTGAGGAGACTCCCACAGTAAATCAGTGGCATCACAGAAACACTTCCCGCTCTATAGCTGAGGGGCCATTCTCTGTGTAAACGGATAGCTCTTGATCTTCCTCCTCTTGTGGTCTCTTTGAAGGTGACAACAAAAGCTCAAAAGCCTCATATCTCACCTATCTACTGAGGGCTGCACCCTGACTGTCATAAGAGTGACCACAGGGGGTTTTCATGAGACCACAGCAGGTCTAACGGTGCCGCACCTCCTCCATACACAGTGTTCAGTGTAGAAGCCAAAGCTGGACTCAGTTATATTTGTGTGCATTGCAATTCTGTCCTTTAAGGTTGGGCAGATTGCAAAATGTTCTTGTAATTGTTAAAATgaagcaatttttttttgtaatacatACAAATAATGAATAATCAATGTTATATTCTCACTTACCATTGAATTCATTTATATTGTCATTTAGTTTTGATTACAAACCATCAGTGCCTAATTCCATGAGTCATATCCCAATAAAATGTTCTTGTAATCTTccaatacaatatcaaataaGTGTATGTACAGTTTCATACGCTATTGTATAGTTTCTTTATGAAGTGAAAATTCTTTGATAGTTTGTTTGATCTCTTATGTCTCTATGTATCATTGACTCTTGACTATGACATTGATGACTTTAACTTTTCAAGGCACTTTATTGTAATTATTCTTGTTTGATCCAGTCCATTATGTTTCAGTCGTTTTACCAATACTGTAGTTTGAAATCATGCTGCCCTCCAGTGACGCAAAATGTGAAATGCTGCCCTATATTGAATCCAACACTTGAAGTCTGATGCCATCCGGCATTGTGATGACAGATTGTGATATGTGAATACATGAATCTTCATAAAACATTGATGTTGTGACTCTTTCCATCAATATATCAGGCCAATCTgttaaagacacatttttaaaacgttttttccCTCCTGAATTTCCTGTGCTGTAGATTTTCTAAACATTATTGAAGTGACCCCTACTCACAATAAGTGCGATGTCACTTCATTTGCTTTATTAGGCAGCAGTTCTTTCCttttgtgtatttcaggccgTCCTTATCAATAATAACCTGTTAGGCTCAGCGGGTAAATTTGGCAGCTTGAGAGGCTGGGGCACTCAGAGTACAGTAAAAGATAAGCCACAGTTTGCAGGATATAGGGGCTTTATGGTTCTAaaagctgtttttaaaaaatgcagACATGCAGATCAGAGTTGCAGGCAGGGTCGGATTAACCTGCCCTGGGCAAAAATGATCTGTGGGCCCAAATCAAGCCCCTCCTAGGTGTCCTGCCATGTGTTTAGAGTCACTGTTAACCTTTTTAATATGAAACCCCAATCTTTGCCTGATCTTAACTAAGTCCTTGAGTCCTTAAACACAAATTTCTAAGAAATTTATATAAGGAATAAGCACCATTTAAGGCCTATTTTAATCCTTTTCTGGCGAGTCAGGCGAGTGGATTATTTGTTTTTTCCCTTAATGACCCATTTAGTTTGCAGCACTGTTTGCAGCGGTCAGAGTCAGCCTTTAACTTGTTGCTGCATGTAAAATGGaatgcagaaaaaaatctaGCATGCCTGTTGTCACAAGTGTGTCCCATGCTGCTGATTATGCTGCCTGACAGCAAACAGAGCAGCAGCGTGGAGGCGTGAAGCATAGGGGGCTGTCCCAATGCTCATGTACAGTTGTTGATAACCCAACCAAAGCCTGTCAGAACCTGCTCTGCTGTGTCTTTCCCAGGGGTTGTGGCATagacgcgttattatggaatcCACATAACTTCTAGGAAAAAcctgccctacgaagcagcttgattggttggggttaggcattgaccttgagtggttagggttaggctagccgattggtcaggggataggacctgaacaaatctggttacgttaccttgcgtaaatagcctggaaatccagacccaaatccgaaagattaagagtctggcaatgagtaatgaaaatggcccaactcaaGGGGCTGGTAGATTATACTACCTATACTATACTTGccatatccggtcggcaaaacggCAAAAACGTCCTTCATGCAAAGGAATGATTTGAGCGCCgacttctgttcctcttttagataaaaagccaagttTAACTCAttcattgtagcggccaaagccgtttcaaacaactggtgttcatccgtagccatcttgcaatgtttactaatgactttgacGTTGCAGCGCTGTCGTcgtctgtttagctcgcctctggcctgcctatatcagatacaccgatgtgattggtgcagctcggctacaagggcatagttaatgagcatcgttactgaatgccagagtgactcgctgagcaaattcaaattgcgCTCTCGCGAGAACTGGACCATTTGCCAAGCATGGACGCCTGACAAAtggtagtgtgtgaatgctattgaagggcgggcctttcttagaagttgcgtgggttccataataacgctgcATAGACTGTATCAAGTGAAGCTAAAACACGTTGATAGCCCCATAAAGGTCATAAACTCTGCCCCCTCCGTGTTAGCGACTGgacataagataagataagataaactttattgtctcggaggaaatttgtcttgggcaaaGAGAAGCACTGGCAAcagctgcatacacacacatacaccagacATTAACAGACAGTAAGCACATAACAATGTATAACAAGACAACAATGTGCTCTAGGATGAGCAAAGAATAAATAAGATCATATTACACAGGCCCTGATACAGTAAAGTATTGCACGGCTCCATAATAAAGTTAGTTATGCATAATATGGGCTATTCCCAAACAAAGGATGCAAAGTGTGGATATAGGAATTGCACATAGTGAGTAAACATGCACAGGTTACATTGGTTAAGGCCAACAAATTATTATAGTAATGAGAACAGGACTGGTTGATGAGCCAAATCTCCTAACGTTACAGTCTATGGGCCAAACTGGATGAACTCCAGCATAGTGTGGCTTTACTTATGTACagagggaggaagtggagacgcgtcgtccatctttatatacagtctatggtctttAAAGCCAGTTACAGGCCTACAGCTCCTTTTCATATCAGCCTAAACCATTCCACTATGTTTGTTTCATCCTACTAtggatctgtgttttcttcttcattctCTGTCTCAAATGTCAGAGACCAAAGAACTTTCCTCCAGGGCCTACTCCATTACTGTTACAGATACTGAGGAACCTGTTGAACCTCAGCCTGGACAACCCCATGAGGGACATTGATAGGGTAAGAAAAACACTGAGACGGGACGTGTAGCCTTTCATTGTTATGCTACTGACTCATCATCATCAGCCACATACATTCACGCCTAGAagctgtaacgttacctagaAGCACAATAGAACTTACTCACACAGAGTGAGTATTCAGTGTGTGTAAGCAGCTCCATGGCAGAATGGCTTCTAGCGTGTTGCCTTCCCTAATAAAATTGTGCAGAGTATGAATTGTGCATTGCCTTAAGTGACACTGACTATAAATGCTAGTTATGAATTCCTCTAAGAATGTTAGCTGGTTTtgttatattatatgtataGGAGGTTAAGACAAAACATGTGTGAAGGCCACTATATGGCCTCTAGCAAAGTTTGCTCAATAAGTTTTTATGTGACTcagatttactgtatgtttgcaCAGCTGATTGGCTGTAAATTAAATTTGGCCATTTACTCTACAATATTGAAATAGGTTAGACAATATTCAatatttatcgcaccgttgtgacgaaaagagagctgagccagaaggcaaagctctcaatctaccggtcagtttttgttcctaccctcatgGTCTTTTGTTTGTTCCTaccctatggtcatgaaggctgggtcatgaccgaaagaacaagatccagggtacaagcggctgaaatgggtttcctcaggagggtagctggcgtctcccttagagatagggtgagaagctcagttatccgtgaggagctcggagtagaaccgctgctcctttgcgtcgaaaggagccagttgaggtggttcgggcatctggtaaggatgccccctgggcgcctccctagggaggtgttccaggcacgtccagctgggaggaggcctcgggggagacccaggactaggtggagggattatatctctaacctggcctgggaacgcctcgggatcccccagtcggagctggttaatgtggaccgggaaagggaagtttggggacccctgctggagctgctacccccgcgacccgaccccggataagcggatgaagatggatggatggatggaatattCAATATTCGTAGTAGCTGATTTTTAAAGGTTAGTCATCTTCATGCGCGTGAATTAATAGCAGATCCGTTGCATTTTAAAAGCTTCTTACTGTGCTTTCCCTAGCTGGGGCAGTGCTATGGAAACGTCTACAGTCTCTTCATCGGACCCAAACCGGCCGTAGTCATCAATGGGTCCAGGCCATGAAAAAGTTAATTGTGAGTCGGCAGAGAAACTCTAATTTCTCCTAAATAATGCCTGGCAGGCAGAAATGGGGACTAGACGAGttgcacttaagtcgcacacacAGTgccttcagacttgacttgagactcgtcctcgaaagacttcagactcgacgCGGACTCGAGATGCGGGACTCGTGATTAATCTTTATTCTTAGGAAACGTCTGATGAACTGAATGTTACCCCGCTCCCTGCGTAACTTATAACCTATCTAAGTAACACGCGGCCACATGCGAGAGAGGACAACCAACATGTCGACCGCACCGGCAGCTGCTGTGCCTTTCATCAGAggctttggctttaaaaacttcAGACAACAAGGCCCAAACAAAAGAAGCGCTGAATGCTAAATACGTGGTATCAAGATAAAGGATTCTGGCTCAACCACATATCATTTGATCAGATATCTGAAAACGCACCCTGATAGGTTGGCAAACATGTTTAGCTTAGCATTGGCCGTCGAACGTTAGCTTGCTTCTTGCTTTAGCCACGACCTACGGGAGGTTAACTCAGACTGTCGTCCACTAGATGTTATGAAAAGATGAATgagcgtttgtttgtttgccgtAATAATTGTTACGTAATAATGTACTGGCTGCAATGCTTTGAATtccttatatacagtatagctaTGCAGTGTTCTGAACAGCCTGGATGGAACGCAGCACGGGTTACAACACTCATTATAACCAcaagagacttgagacttgacttggactctagctgaAAGACTTGAGACAggtggcaggtgattggatgaaccatctgtctatcagtccgccattgttgttttaaacaaacAGTCATGCCCACACACCTAAACCCCGCCCGTATCTGCCACTAGCTCCTCACCGGACAAATTAGGTtggagcctgacaagatggattttcgtgACATGTGATCCCGCAATTCTTGTCTGATCTCATGATATTGTGACAATCCAGCTACCTTGCAAGGTAAACCAGGAGTTGAAGCATTGTTGATGTTACAGCTGCAATCCTTTCACTGCCATGTTTGACTGTTGGTCCAATCTTATTGTTCAGCTCCATAACAGTTTTCTTGCTGAACTGGTATTTTGAGAAAAATTCAGCAGCATCTTACAACTCATTTGGGTAATCAAGTCCCTTAACTTGATTACTTTGCTCAATCCATCTTAATAAGGTAGCCAGTTTAAAGTTAAACCTCCTCAAGTGTAAGTTTAAAGTTAATACTGGATCACAGTTTAAAGTTTTGGTGCAACAGAATACAATTTAATCTAGATTTAGAGTAACGACTAAACTGacctttttaaagacattttaaagctaGTTTAAAAGTTTGGCGCAACATGATTTAACGTTAAACCGTGATtttaaaacaggtttaaaaatgAATCCTTATTGGTGCAACCCAGCCTTAAGGATTGCTACTTTCACTAGTTAGGAAATGAAGAAATATATTGTATactacatatttttcttttgttgttgtttttaatcatgtttttaactgtttaactggTAGTATTTATCAGTTACTATTATCTATTTAGAGCTGGAAGAGAAAAGACAATGGCTAGTTAATggctccctctagtggacagaattgAGTATTGTGTTTAATAAAGTTTTATTTGTGTACATCAGCAGTATGGCACAGGCTGCTTCATGGGGGAAAAACCTATGAATGTCTTAAGTTTGGTATAGTGGGCCACTTTGTTCCATCAGACTGATTGGAGGAACATATCTCATTATGGAGTATAAACTGTAGATGAAATATGTATTTTGATATCTTGGATGAACAATAATAAAGCATTCTGATTTGGTTTAATGCACCGTTCAAGGCCTTTGACCTTCGGTGGAAGGAGCTATCTGAATTTGCCTGTGGTTGAGCTCAGGTGTGGTGTGACACTCATTTtacagcataataataataaaagggtTGTCCTTTAATACCATATTACatgttaattatttaaaaaaaaaaaatctttgtaaataatgcaaaaatgctgtatttaaaaaaagagatgcGACCTATTGAGACAGCAAGGAACTACCTAATGACCATTGATATGATTGAGCTGaattgttttcaataaatactatttcaaattcaaatgttttggctaaatTACGTGATTTTATTTCACTTGACATTAGAGTAACAGTTACAGTTTGTACATAGAAGTAGgaccaccttttttttttcttttttttttatataaactaAACGACAGCATCGCTCTCATTGGCTGCTTATAGTCTGATTGTTCTGCTGCTATTTATTATCAGAACCGTGACATCACACCCATTTTCGGTGATGAGTGTGGGCGCGTTTGTTGCACTAAGATCGCCCCCTAATGTGACCCTACCCAGAGTGAATCTGGCAAAACACTCAGCGCTTCAGATGAAAGAAGTTTtccttttgtgtgcatgtcagtcagtcagtgaagGAGTGAGGGAACACAGTGTTCTGccgctgtgtgtatgtgtgtgtgtgtgtgtgtgtgtgtggaggtgggggtgggtggggggctTGGATTGGAAGAGGCAGCAGGGGTGTACTGTAAGGACTACTAAACCACAGAGGCATTGTCACTGTGCCAACGGGGAGCCGGCTTTTTATGCTCATATCTTTGTTCTCAGTCTCAGTCATAGTGCTCAAGTAAATCATTTATTGGTGAAGAACTGCATGACTGACAATATTAattgtctatttattttttttaaccaaacagcAACAGCCTTGATGACGTCCAAGTCCCATTGAAACTATAACCATGAAGCCTGAGCGCTGAACCCCTCTATTTTCCAACATCTGCCGTCTGAAATGGCCAGCTGGGAATAATGTGCCTGAGCTGGAGGTCAGGAGCTTCAACGTTAATCTAAATTAGGTCACAGAAACCCGAGGTCACTGTTATGCTTTATGCATGGAAGAATACACTTGCGGAAACTCTGGGGTTTTAGTGCTATTGTTCATCTTCCACTGACAAAAGTAATCTggaaaataaagagaaatgaGAGCAACTAGCATATTTATGAAACCTAATTTAATCACGTGGCGGTGCTTTGAACTACAATTTTGATGTACATGCTTTTGGTAACAGAGCg is part of the Sander vitreus isolate 19-12246 chromosome 22, sanVit1, whole genome shotgun sequence genome and encodes:
- the gjd4 gene encoding gap junction delta-4 protein gives rise to the protein MAGSSASEVIFISVSHNITLMGKMWLIVMIFLRVLILLFAGYPLYQDEQERFVCNTIQPGCANVCYDLFSPISLFRFWLVQLIILCLPYMIFIIYVVHKVSNDLTVDLNSSGHTKALPLFKIHQEPFSKASVTKMPLVTERGWARCFTGAYILHLMFRTLLEAGFGAAHYYLFGFYIPRRFLCQQPPCTTQVDCYISRPTEKTVMLNFMLGVAALSLFLNVLDFICAIKRSVRQKSKKKVMSEKIYEEEQCFLSGRGASRGIDPNASMAQPDLEAEACHTGSFRKRQGSKGSGGGGVLALGQEPPCLERSSLPRSPEPPGCNTNGNNGYSFSQEEAPERNGSEVALCPPEPMGTPRSIRVSKRSQLKPPPPPRRDLGFSPAEPAGPFRDVSTATTICTRRVGQYTLVELGSGAELQTNDDGQEKRSEWV